ACAATTGCTCAAAAAGTCAGTAAAGAGTGGGATTTGCCTGTTTCCGGCGTTAAGGTCGTTATTGGGAAGATTTTTCCTCGTAGGATTCCAAAAATAATAGGAAAAAAACAGGTCCTTATAACACCTAGAGCAGATGATATTTCTAAGAATCTGGAACGTTTAAGGGATCGTATTGATGACCCTGATATAGCTATCTCTCTTGCAACGTTGATGGCAACGTGGAATCGCAGATTTGGCAAATAAAACGTTCTGGGAAAATTATCCAGGGCCTTATCTATTCTGTAACTTAATTAGCGTGTGTTGTGTGCCAGTGATTTCAGCAACTACACCCACCTGCTCATGTTTAGCAACTAATTTTGAGATTTGATTGAACATTATATATTCCTCCTGTTAAATTTATTTAAAATCGGAAATATCTCCTGTTAAGAGGAGAATACTGTTAACAGAATATAAGAAATTCACAGTATTATAGATATATAATACAATTTAAACAAGGATTATGTATCATTAAACAAAAGAAATTGTAAATAGGGTGGTGAAACTATGAAAAAATACAAATTCTTTTGGATGATAAGCCTAAGCTCCTTGTTTTTTATTCTTTTGTGCAGTGGAGTATGGGCCAATAGTTGGGATGATCTAGTACGTTTCTACGATCTCGATAAAAGAATGACATATGAAGCCCGCATTCTTCGGCAAAAGCTGCTTCAGGAAGCTTATAATATTTCTTCAGAAGAACTTTGGCGTTCCTTGCGGCAAGACCTTACACCGAGGCAGAAAGCCGCAAATAGTCTCTTGCTTATCGAAAGGCTATGTTCTGGAAATCTACAGAATTGGGAAGAAGTGAAAGGGTTTTGGTATCCAGGGCTCATGCCTAAGCCTCTGGCATTGATAGAAGGATTTTATTTTTCGCTTTGGTCGCTGTCAGAGCTGCCTGACGAGGCCTCGCCGTGGCTTGCCTTTACTCTTATTAAAGACCTGCGCTCTTCTTCAAGGGGGAAGCTCTATTTTCTTGAAATGGCTCCCCATGAGTACGGCGTGATACTCAAACAGCTTAAAGCTCGTGGTGTTCCATTGCCTGATAACTGGTTTGATTTTGAGGAGAGAGGCTCATTACCACTCATTCGCTCTTTTAGGGGACGGATTGGCTACGATAGCGTTCTTTTTAAAAATATGGTTTTTCTTAACAATGCTGGTCAGCCTGCCTCAAATGGTTATTATGCGTGGGACCGTGATAGGGGATATGTTTATCAGGTGTCAACCAGCAATCGGAGACGTATTTTTATTATCTGGGATTAGTGATCCTTAAATACACTACACCAGGGGGCTGATCTTCTCAACATGCTTACTTTTTTGCCGTCGAAACTGAAGCAGTTTCTTCAACGCGAGTGGCTAACAACAATCTATACTACTACCGGCACTATAATAATAAGCTTTGCACTTGTCGCTTTGATCATGCCATATAGATTTGCCAGTGCTGGGCTGACAGGTATTGCCCTTATAAGTCATTATGCCTTGAATATTTCTCCGGCGTGGATCATTGCCATAGGGAATACTGTTTTATTGCTTTGGGGCTGGAAAGTTCTGTCCCCCCGTTTTGTAATTTGGACTTTCTATGTGTCGATCTTAATGACCGTTTCTGTTATGTTTTTTGAACTTTTTACATATCCATTAATTCAAAATGTTTTTCTCGCGGCTATCCTCGGCGGAGTTTTAGGAGGCCTTGGAATGGGGCTCATTTTTCTGGGCGGAGGCTCCAGCGGGGGAACAGATATTATTGTTATGGCGGCGAGAAAAAAATATGGTATTGATGTAGGCATGTACTCTTTTTATATAAATATGGGGATTCTTCTTGCCTCGTGGTTTGTAGTGGATCTGGAGCAGCTTCTCATGGGTGGGGTTCTTCTCTATATTGAAAGCCTCACCATTGATAACGTGCTAAAATCATTTGATCGCAGAAAACAGCTGATGATCATTACTCAAAAGCCGGGAGAAGTAAAGCGTTTCATTATTGAAGAGCTCGATAGAAGTGCCACAATTATCGATGCTCGAGGTGCCTATTCAGGAGAACCTAAGAATATGATAATGGTGGTGCTTACCAGAAGACAGGCCATGGAACTTAAACGACACGTTGTTTCAATTGATCCCATGACTTTTATTATTCTCTCGGATGTGGCTGAAGTGGTTGGAGATGGATTCAAACATTGGAAAAACATTTAATAGGGCACAGAAAGGGAGGGCGAGACGAAACAAATGGAAATTGTAAACAATATCGATTCAATAAGGCAAAAACTAGCTTGTAGCAGACGGCAGGGAAAAAGCATTGGTTTGGTTCCTACTATGGGGTTTCTCCATGAGGGGCACCTTTCTCTTGTCCGAAGGGCAGCGAAAGAAAACGATATAGTTGTGGTGAGTATTTTCGTCAATCCAACCCAGTTTGGGCCTCAAGAAGATTTTGAGAGCTATCCCCGTGATCTTGAGCGTGATGCCCTTCTAGCCGAGGAGGCTGGCGCGAATTTTATTTTTTACCCAACAGTGGGAGAAATGTATCCTCAGAAATATGAAACCTTTGTAGAAGTAACGGAATTGACAAAGGAACTTTGTGGACGTTCCAGGCCAGGACATTTCCGGGGGGTAACCACTGTAGTTACAAAACTTTTCAATATTATTCTTCCGGACAAAGCTTATTTCGGACAAAAGGATGCTCAGCAGGCTATCGTTATCCAGCAGATGGTGAGAGATCTCAATCAGAATGTTGAAATTTGCGTTTGTCCCATAATCAGGGAGAAAGACGGCCTTGCGATGAGTTCTCGTAACACATACTTAACGCCTGAAGAGCGAGAACAATCTACTGTTCTCTCCGCATCCCTTGAAATGGCCCAGCAAATGATTGAAAATGGGGAACGAGATGCCGAAAGAATTAGAAAAGCAATGGAAGAGCTCA
This region of Aminobacterium colombiense DSM 12261 genomic DNA includes:
- a CDS encoding DUF721 domain-containing protein; protein product: MALRHRHEASSVETLLESIFSSNGKKHILLSHVAQHWQKIVGNVLSKRSQPFAIEGTLLCIRAESPAAAQRLSMMGATIAQKVSKEWDLPVSGVKVVIGKIFPRRIPKIIGKKQVLITPRADDISKNLERLRDRIDDPDIAISLATLMATWNRRFGK
- a CDS encoding YitT family protein; translation: MLTFLPSKLKQFLQREWLTTIYTTTGTIIISFALVALIMPYRFASAGLTGIALISHYALNISPAWIIAIGNTVLLLWGWKVLSPRFVIWTFYVSILMTVSVMFFELFTYPLIQNVFLAAILGGVLGGLGMGLIFLGGGSSGGTDIIVMAARKKYGIDVGMYSFYINMGILLASWFVVDLEQLLMGGVLLYIESLTIDNVLKSFDRRKQLMIITQKPGEVKRFIIEELDRSATIIDARGAYSGEPKNMIMVVLTRRQAMELKRHVVSIDPMTFIILSDVAEVVGDGFKHWKNI
- the panC gene encoding pantoate--beta-alanine ligase, yielding MEIVNNIDSIRQKLACSRRQGKSIGLVPTMGFLHEGHLSLVRRAAKENDIVVVSIFVNPTQFGPQEDFESYPRDLERDALLAEEAGANFIFYPTVGEMYPQKYETFVEVTELTKELCGRSRPGHFRGVTTVVTKLFNIILPDKAYFGQKDAQQAIVIQQMVRDLNQNVEICVCPIIREKDGLAMSSRNTYLTPEEREQSTVLSASLEMAQQMIENGERDAERIRKAMEELILSKDKARIDYVEIVSAHNLKPVQVLSGKCLIALAVKFGATRLIDNIMVTVAQ